The Rubidibacter lacunae KORDI 51-2 genome has a segment encoding these proteins:
- a CDS encoding NAD-dependent malic enzyme, producing the protein MVNLTPNPSYSLTIHLRYPNRAGMLAAVTSAIADAGGNLGPIGLIEQNRKTCLREVVVNAYSTEHAEKITTALKNLPDIEILNVSDRTFDLHRGGKIYIQSRIPLQSQGDLAMAYTPGVGRICKAIHERPDDVFNLTIKGNTIAVVTDGSAVLGLGNLGPEAALPVMEGKAMLFKEFAGLEAFPVCLATQDADEIVAIVKAISPVFGGVNLEDISAPRCFEIERRLRAELDIPVFHDDQHGTAIVSLAALFNALKVVQKTLDTVSIVINGAGAAGVAIARLLVRAGAQRERIAMCDSQGIISASRVNLTTQKREFAIAASGSLADAMKGADIFIGVSVPGVVSPETIDSMARDSIVMAMANPIPEIQPELVADRVGVMATGRSDYPNQINNVLAFPGVLRGALDCRATAITENMYLHAAQAIAALVSSHQLDREHIIPSAFDERVAPAVSAAVQQAAREDGVART; encoded by the coding sequence ATGGTCAACCTCACGCCGAATCCGAGTTACAGCCTCACCATCCATCTGCGCTATCCCAATCGCGCTGGCATGCTCGCCGCTGTGACAAGCGCGATCGCCGATGCCGGAGGCAACCTAGGACCGATCGGGCTAATCGAACAAAACCGCAAAACCTGTTTGCGCGAGGTCGTAGTCAATGCTTACAGCACCGAACATGCAGAGAAAATCACCACAGCTCTTAAAAACCTTCCGGATATAGAAATCCTGAACGTTTCCGATCGCACGTTCGACCTTCATCGCGGCGGTAAAATCTACATTCAAAGTCGCATCCCGCTGCAATCGCAAGGCGACTTGGCAATGGCATACACTCCCGGAGTCGGGCGGATCTGCAAAGCCATTCACGAGCGACCGGACGACGTCTTCAATTTAACGATTAAAGGCAACACGATCGCCGTTGTGACCGATGGGAGCGCCGTGCTTGGCTTGGGCAATCTCGGTCCGGAAGCCGCACTGCCGGTAATGGAAGGTAAGGCGATGCTGTTCAAAGAATTTGCCGGGCTTGAGGCGTTTCCAGTTTGTTTGGCAACTCAGGATGCCGACGAGATCGTCGCGATCGTTAAAGCAATTTCACCCGTTTTTGGCGGTGTCAATCTGGAAGATATTAGTGCACCCCGCTGCTTCGAAATCGAGCGCAGACTGCGCGCGGAACTGGATATCCCAGTTTTCCACGACGACCAACACGGTACGGCAATTGTGTCGCTAGCCGCTCTCTTCAATGCGCTAAAGGTCGTACAAAAAACTCTCGATACGGTAAGTATCGTTATTAACGGTGCAGGAGCAGCTGGTGTTGCCATCGCGCGTTTGCTCGTGCGGGCGGGAGCGCAGCGCGAGCGCATCGCCATGTGCGACTCCCAAGGCATCATTTCAGCCAGCCGCGTCAATCTGACTACCCAGAAACGCGAATTTGCGATCGCCGCCAGCGGCTCGCTAGCGGATGCCATGAAAGGGGCCGATATTTTCATCGGTGTGAGCGTACCGGGCGTGGTGTCGCCGGAAACGATCGACTCGATGGCACGGGATTCGATCGTGATGGCGATGGCCAATCCCATTCCTGAAATCCAGCCGGAATTAGTTGCCGATCGCGTCGGCGTGATGGCCACCGGACGCAGCGACTATCCAAATCAAATCAATAACGTATTGGCGTTTCCGGGCGTGCTGCGCGGAGCCCTCGATTGTCGGGCAACCGCGATTACGGAAAACATGTATCTTCACGCCGCTCAAGCGATCGCGGCGCTTGTCAGCTCGCACCAGCTCGATCGCGAGCACATCATTCCCTCGGCATTTGACGAGCGCGTTGCGCCAGCAGTCTCGGCAGCAGTGCAGCAAGCCGCTCGCGAAGATGGGGTTGCTCGTACTTAG
- a CDS encoding DUF4339 domain-containing protein codes for MWHFIDEDRKVRDIESSEEMELLIESRAITSETLVWKTGMGSWLPAGETELRELLPEEDAAPHNPAAGSPPTIPTDLEDSFTSTSKNIPKQIQTLETWFTIYWICLAAGIPLCILFIGVFGVITAWVLSLVMLHEFWKTIQDGGRARTTPGKAVGFLFIPFFNFYWKFVAFWGLAKDMNQYIKSRGIRGQRIEEELVLALCILNCCSLIPYVNIITGIAYLVIWIITIRSFKIATVAILKHRMRGGLTQPA; via the coding sequence ATGTGGCACTTTATAGATGAAGATCGCAAAGTAAGGGATATAGAGAGCTCTGAAGAGATGGAACTTCTCATTGAGAGCCGCGCTATCACCTCCGAGACCCTGGTTTGGAAAACCGGGATGGGTAGCTGGCTGCCTGCTGGAGAAACGGAGCTGAGAGAGTTGCTACCAGAGGAGGATGCTGCTCCTCACAATCCTGCAGCAGGTTCTCCTCCAACTATCCCTACAGATTTAGAAGATTCCTTCACTTCGACAAGCAAGAATATTCCAAAACAAATACAAACGTTAGAGACTTGGTTCACAATTTATTGGATTTGCTTAGCAGCAGGTATTCCACTATGTATTCTCTTTATAGGTGTCTTTGGTGTTATCACTGCATGGGTGTTGTCTCTGGTAATGCTTCATGAGTTCTGGAAAACCATCCAGGATGGCGGACGGGCAAGAACGACTCCGGGTAAAGCAGTTGGCTTTCTTTTTATTCCTTTCTTCAACTTCTACTGGAAGTTTGTGGCCTTTTGGGGTTTAGCGAAAGACATGAACCAGTACATAAAAAGTCGAGGGATTCGAGGTCAGAGAATCGAGGAGGAGCTTGTCCTTGCCCTTTGCATTTTGAACTGCTGCTCGCTGATTCCTTACGTGAACATCATTACAGGTATTGCCTATCTTGTTATTTGGATAATCACGATCCGGTCTTTCAAAATAGCAACTGTAGCAATTCTCAAGCACAGAATGAGAGGTGGGTTAACTCAACCGGCTTGA